The DNA segment TATTTTAAGCATAGATGGAATCGGTCCTAACCTGGCATCTAGAATATTGGCAGAAATAGGTGATATAAAGTGATTTAAGACACGGGAAGCATTGATAGCTTATCTTGGCTTAGATCCAAATATCAGTCAATCAGGACAACTGGATGGTGATCATTTTATCTATCTCAAAGAAGGGAAACAAGCAATTACGATGTCTACTGTATTTAGCGGTCACATGTAATATAAGGTTAAAGAAAGTAAATCCCATCAATCAGTTTTATCAAAAGAAAAGGCAGCAATTGAACCCGTTAAATTCATAAGCCGCCAAGGTTGCATGTACCGCTAAACTAGCTAAAATCATTTACAGTATGTGCAATAACAACACTATCTTTCAAAGATAGCCTATTTATATTATACATATTTTTCAAAAAAATGGAAGATTCCATCTTTTTGTCGTAGACAAGTGATCTACTGATAATGAAGTGATATTTTCTGAAATTTAGGCTTGATTTCTATTATCTAATTTTTATATGCCTTTATCATTACTCATTATGCTTCTACTGCTTCCATAATGGCAAGTTGATTTTGAATCATATCCCAGTTTCGACATCTCTGTGTCCATTTGCTGCTGAGGTTCTGAATAGCCAAGTAAAGCATCTTTCTCAAACTGTCATCATTTGGGAAAACCGTCTTTGTTTTCGTGACTTTTCTGAACTGTCTGTTCAATCCTTCAATCGCATTTGTCGTGTAAATGATTTTGCGGATTTCAACTGGATAATCATAGTATGTGCTTAGTATATCCCAATTCTCTTCCCAGCTACGTACTGCGGTTGGATATTGCTTGCCCCATTTATCCTTGAAAATTGCTAACTGATTCAGTGCCTGTTCCTCTGTATTTGCTTGGTAAACAGTTTTTAAATCTCTCATGAACTCCTTGATATGCTTATAACTCACGAAGCGTGTGCTGTTGCGAATTTGATGGATAATACAACGCTGAATACGTGCCTTTGGATAGACAGCTCCTATAATTTCTCTGAAGCCTGTAAGACTATCTACGCAGAATAAGGAAACATCCTTAACCCCTCTGCTTTTCAACTCATTCAGCACTCCCATCCAGTATTTCGCAGATTCACTGGCTCCTACCCATAATCCTAAAACTTCCTTCATTCCTTCGTTATTGATGCCCAAAACAACGTATGCAACCTTAGTCACGACCTGATGATCTTCTCTGATTTTATAATGGATCGCATCCATAAATATGAATGGATAGAAGGCTTCTAAGGGTCTGTTTTGCCATTCTGTTACTTCGGGCAGAATGCGCTCGCTGATCTTGCTTACCAGTCCTTCTGAAATCTCTACATCGTACAGTCCTTTGATCTGGTCTCTGATATCTCTTGTGGACATTCCAGTAGCATACAAGGAAAGGATGCGTTTCTCAATGCCATCGGCATTTCTCTGATATTTTCCAATAATCTGAGGTTCAAATTCACCGTTACGATCACGTGGTACATTCACATCCACTTCACCTAACTGTGTTTTCATTGTGCGTTTTACAGATCCGTTGCGATAGTTTTTCTTGCCTTCACATGTCGTTCTTTCAGCGCGATCATAGCCTAAATGCTGATCAATTTCAGCCTGTAAGGTCTGTTCTAATACATCCGCAAACATGCCTTTCATGCACTCCATAATGTCCTGTGTTGATGTAAACTTTTGTTCATTCACAAGGTCCTTGATCTGCTTTGTCGAAATAAAAGATGTGTTCATAGTATTTTTCCTCCTGTAAGTATGTTTCGTATCTACATTCTTACCCGCTTTTTACTATTTACACATCTTTTGCTATATTCCTGAACTATCAAAAAGTACACCTTTTGCAAAAAGCATAAATACGCAGAATTGTCACCTGTTGCATCACCAACAGCTTTTTTTACTTTACCTTTTACTTTGTCTGTAAATCCTTTGTCTGACATTTGGCTCACTCCTTTTGATTTCTACACCTGTAATTATAACTCGCTGTTTACCGTATACTATATTGCATTTGGCCCGATTATTACATTAAAAACACGTTTTATACAATGCTTGAAACAATATGAATATTGATAACACTATTTTTAGATATTCACATACCTACAGGAATTATTTCTCCATATTGTCTGATTCAAAAGGAAGATCTTCTATCGGTTCCCAGGATTCTCCAAAGTCAACTTCCTTGAATAAAGCAGCCAACCCAGTAATCTGTTTCAAACGTAATATCTCATCTCGATCCATTCCAAGTTTTGCGATCCATGTATCTGAGCGTCCGAATTCATGCAGTTCTTTGACGATATTGCTCATTAAATCTACATCATGACTACCTCTTGCACGGTTATGACGGATGGTGCTCGCCATTCTCTGATCTAATGGTTTATCGATCACAGAAACAGGCAATAGACCCTGTTCCCGCTTATAGATATCTGGATATTCTTTCATGATCCGGTATCTATGAAAGCCATCCACTATGATATACTCATCGTTTGGTTTATCATAATAACATACAATCGGCATCGTATAGCCGTCTGCTTTGATACTGTCATAGAGAAGTTTCATTTCCGGTGGTGCTACTGCATTGGGGTTGTAATCATTGGGATGAATCTTTTCAACAGGTACGGCTCGTATGTCATATACGGGACTTTTTGTCATCGTTTAGTTCCTCCACAGTTCTATATTTATCTTTTAAGTAATCTAACTTTTTTTGCTGTTCACGTGTCAAACCAAATCCCATGAAACGGCAGATATGATCGTTTTTTAAAATGCAGAAACACATCCGTTTCCAGCTTGGTATATCCTTTGTAGACTTGATATCATCTGTATGATCTGGAATCTTATCCAGAAAAATAATGCGTGAATTTTTAAATATCGTATAGTTGGATATGCCGTTTCTCTTGATATGGTATCCATGTTCTATCAGCTCTTGAATGGTCTCTTCCTCTAATCCGCCGCCAACAGTATGCCAGAACTTTAGAGATTTATTAAACTTATCGACATAATTTTTCTGCAGGCGTTTCGGCAGCGTTGCCAGCAAAAATTTGGTATAGGATTGCCACGTATGACCCTCGGGAAGCGTGATGTTACGGTATCCCATAGCTCTTGTTTTTGAATAGATAGAAGTAAAATTTGCGCCCTGCACACGCCCGAGCAGCTTTGTCCATATCTGGGGATCGATGACCCGATAAAGATTCAGCGAATCCTTGGCATAGTCTTGAAAAGGGGAGGCTACGCGCATCTGGGAAACCGTCAGGCCGGCCTTGTAAAATAAATCATATAATTCATTATATGGATAATCAAAGCGATAGTAGGCATGCCAGATATCATTGACCGACCAGTCATACAGAGGGGACGCAGTCCAGACATCTTTAAACTGATGGGTGATCCAGCACTGTCCTTTGTAGCCGTATTTCTTATTAAGAAAACCGCTGTAGCGCTGTAAGGATTCATCGGCACGAATTCCCAGAAGACAGATCGTTTTCTTATTGTTATGGGATATGCGATACCATCTGCCAAATTGTCTTGCAAGGTCTTCCTGGTGCATCTTATAGTGATAGGTCGTCATGGGATTATGTGTCAAATTGAACACATAATCATGTTCCGGCATTGGACGTACCCAGCTGTCTGCCTTTTTATCATCCCAAGGGTACCAGTACATTTCATAGCTGCTCAGTGCCGTACGTGTAGCCATAGGAAGGCAGATCCAATACAATTCTACATGAGGGCGTTTTTCCAGCATCTGGAAGGTTTCCTCTACATATCTTGTCGTGGCTGAATACTGGGCTTCAAAATCCTGATGGAATACTCCAATCGTTTTATCCGGATAGTTCCAATCCCGAAAATCAAGCAGAAGATACAGCAGCAGTCCACTGTCTTTTCCACCGGAAAAAGAAATATAAATGGAATCGAATTCCTGGAAAATAAAATGGAATCGTTCCAATAAGGCTTCATATACATTCAAATCCAGATATCTTTTTATCATAATATGTACTGCATGTTCTTTCTGTAAGACAGCAGAATGCAAGCTCACCCCTTCCGTTATAAAAAGTCTTCCTGTTTCCTGATGATGTGTCAAAGAAACTACTATTAGGACTATTCTAAGATACAAAACCAAAATATCCAATATTATGACAGTATTTTTACAAAAAAGGTTGTTTTATACTACTGTTTTAATCAAATATACATAAAAAACATATCATGATATATTTGAAAAGAAATATCGGCAAAACTGCGTTCTTTTTCTTTATAGCGGTACATCAAAATGGATGAAAAGGGCATGTATAAGTATGGTAGGATTCTGTAGATTCTGCATCTCTAAATAAAATATTTGATAAATGTATAAAAGGCCAATTTAATTGTATAATTGATGCGTTTTTAATATTATTTATCAATTAAATGTGTTTTATCGTTTAATTATGCTATTTTATACTTAAGTAAATTTCGTCTTTTTATTGTGATTTGCGGGATTTGACCTCATATGACAGAAACCGCCAATATAGAGGAGGATTGAGTTTGATGAAACTTACAGGAAAAGAATTGCAGAATATAAAAGCACTCCATGTGACAACGAAAATACCTGTGCATATCTATGATCTTTGTTTCAAGCTGCTCAAAGTGTACAGTTCCGGGAACCGGTATGAGATCCCTTATGATTTCTCCCGTATCCATTCTGAAAACACGGACTGCAGAGATCTTATCTGGTATGAGTATGGCTGGCTGAAAGAAATCTTTATATTTGTCCGGCATAAGGATGTTATTATCACGCTTGGTCCGTTTTTAACAAATCATCTGGAGTCGGAAGAAATCGAGAAACTTGTGGAAGGAGATAAAATGAAATCGCAGCCCTCTGTCACAGGGAAGGAGTGGTTTTCTTACTATGAAAATCTACCGATCTACGCATTAGGGGATATTCGTGATTTCGTCATACTGCTGGGGGCAATCTTAAATATCGACCTGGAAGAAATTTATTCCAGAAGGCTTCATATAGAAGTTTATCGGAATGAATTGGAATTAAAAAGTCAGGCATTAAAGAGACCTTTTTTTCAGGATTTTGAATCCGAGCAATATGCCTTCTATTATGAAAATAAAATACTAGAACTTGTTGCAAAAGGAGACCTGGATACTTTGAAACAGGGGGTTGCCAAAATCGGATGCAGCGTGATCCCCACCTGGCATAATGATTCTGTACGCACAGAAAAAAACTATACCATTGTTATTCTGGAAAAACTGTCTTCCCTTGCTCTTCATATGGGAAAGGATGTACTGGAAACGATCCGGTTACGAGAATTTTACATAAAGAAACTGGAACAGAAAGAAAAACTGGTGGATGTCCTGGCGGTAAGGGATAGTGCGATTATCCATTTCACAAAAGAACTGCACAATCTGGCAAACAGTGCTTATTCACCTTTCATACTGTCTGTGATACAGTATATTAACCTAAAGATTTACGGACCATATAAAACATCTGATGTGGCAAAGCATTTTTTTCTTTCAGAAAGTGCGTTACGGCGGCACTTTAAAAGAGAGGTACATATGAGCATCACAGAATATGCCAATCAACGAAAGATAGCCATTTCAAAGTTTTTTTTAGCCACGGGGATGCCGATTGCAGAATGTTCAAAACGTTTAGGTTTTTTTGACAGTTCGCATTTCTATAGGACCTTTAAAAAATATGAGGGAATTACACCAAAGCAATTCTTGAATAGAACAACCCAAAGAGATTTTGATGAAAATTTTCTTCTGGACAAAGAACTCTATTGACCTTAGCTGATAAAACATACAAAAAGAACTGTGAAAAATGGTGCGGATAAAGCATCACTTTTCACAGTTCTTTTCTTTCATAGCTGGATGGAAGCGTCTTCCGCTTACGAATATCTTTGATTGCCAACAGAGAAGATCGTATGAATACGGAGATTTTAGAAATATAACAAATAAGAATAATGTATAAAAACATCACATCTTTGTATAAAACAATCTTATTTTATTACAGTATAGAATATCAATAGACTTCTATTATAAATGCGTATATTCTGTTTATGAACCAGCAGGATAGTACCCTTATGTGAGAAAGGAAATGGATATTCGGTCATGCGCAAAGATAAGAATGTGACTATATACTGAATTTAATATTTATCAAAAAGCATCATGTGCTGATTTAGGTGGATAATGCATAAATTGCTGTGCCGTTTGCAATTCGTGAATATAAAAGATCTTCGTTATCTAAAAAAGCAGCACTAGTCAAGGTTTCTATGGATGATATTGTTATGCAGTTTCTTGAAAAGGATAAGTCCATATTCTGGTACAGTCATACTATAAACCTGATTTATCCAGAATTAAAAAAGGAGGGGGTGATGTATGCATTTAAAAATATCGACCGATTATGCAGTACGAATCGTTCTCTATCTTGCGAAAAAAAGGCAGCTTGTTCAGTCAAAGGAATTATCGGAACAGCTGCATATTCCACAGGGCTATGTTTTAAAAGTTGCCAGTATCTTGAAAGAAGCACAGATCCTGGAAGCAGTTACTGGTATCGATGGCGGTTTTCGACTCGTAAAGCATCCAAGAGACATCCCCATCTATGATGTGATTCGAGCAATGGAGACGACCATGCAGATCAACCGGTGCCTTGAAAAAGACCGCTACTGCAGTCGAGATGCCGGTTCCTTTTGCCAGGTCCGTCATTTTTATGAAAAGATACAGTCGTATCTGGATCACATGCTGCTATCAACAAGCATACAGGAGCTTCTAGAAATGGAATGAAGGGAAATATGAGGGTACCAAACTGGTTCTAATTATTTTAGAAAGAAACGAAAAGAAAGGAGAAATCGTTTATGGAGAAAAATAAGCCGAGTTTTCTTTCCTGTGCAAAAAGACAGCAAAGATGGGCGATACGAAAATTGAGTATTGGCGTGTGCTCTGTATTACTGGGCGTCATGTTGATGGTGCCGTCTTTGGGGACCGTCTATGCACAGGAAAATAGAGGACTGGATACTACAACACATTATACGGCAACCGGAATTGATAACAATGCCAACCTACGTTATAGCTCTACTGTTTTCAATAAAGTTGAGGATGACGACAGTTTATCTATGACATTTACATATTGGTTTAGTGGAAGCACAGGATGGGAGACAGACCCTGCGAACGAATATGCTGGGAAATATCTTTTGAGTTTTACCAACAATACCTTTTATAAACAGATCGATAAAGTTATTTTAGCTGATATAAGTC comes from the Erysipelotrichaceae bacterium 66202529 genome and includes:
- a CDS encoding chromosome partitioning protein ParB — protein: MTKSPVYDIRAVPVEKIHPNDYNPNAVAPPEMKLLYDSIKADGYTMPIVCYYDKPNDEYIIVDGFHRYRIMKEYPDIYKREQGLLPVSVIDKPLDQRMASTIRHNRARGSHDVDLMSNIVKELHEFGRSDTWIAKLGMDRDEILRLKQITGLAALFKEVDFGESWEPIEDLPFESDNMEK
- a CDS encoding DUF3440 domain-containing protein, with protein sequence MIKRYLDLNVYEALLERFHFIFQEFDSIYISFSGGKDSGLLLYLLLDFRDWNYPDKTIGVFHQDFEAQYSATTRYVEETFQMLEKRPHVELYWICLPMATRTALSSYEMYWYPWDDKKADSWVRPMPEHDYVFNLTHNPMTTYHYKMHQEDLARQFGRWYRISHNNKKTICLLGIRADESLQRYSGFLNKKYGYKGQCWITHQFKDVWTASPLYDWSVNDIWHAYYRFDYPYNELYDLFYKAGLTVSQMRVASPFQDYAKDSLNLYRVIDPQIWTKLLGRVQGANFTSIYSKTRAMGYRNITLPEGHTWQSYTKFLLATLPKRLQKNYVDKFNKSLKFWHTVGGGLEEETIQELIEHGYHIKRNGISNYTIFKNSRIIFLDKIPDHTDDIKSTKDIPSWKRMCFCILKNDHICRFMGFGLTREQQKKLDYLKDKYRTVEELNDDKKSRI
- a CDS encoding IS256 family transposase, whose translation is MNTSFISTKQIKDLVNEQKFTSTQDIMECMKGMFADVLEQTLQAEIDQHLGYDRAERTTCEGKKNYRNGSVKRTMKTQLGEVDVNVPRDRNGEFEPQIIGKYQRNADGIEKRILSLYATGMSTRDIRDQIKGLYDVEISEGLVSKISERILPEVTEWQNRPLEAFYPFIFMDAIHYKIREDHQVVTKVAYVVLGINNEGMKEVLGLWVGASESAKYWMGVLNELKSRGVKDVSLFCVDSLTGFREIIGAVYPKARIQRCIIHQIRNSTRFVSYKHIKEFMRDLKTVYQANTEEQALNQLAIFKDKWGKQYPTAVRSWEENWDILSTYYDYPVEIRKIIYTTNAIEGLNRQFRKVTKTKTVFPNDDSLRKMLYLAIQNLSSKWTQRCRNWDMIQNQLAIMEAVEA
- a CDS encoding YSIRK-targeted surface antigen transcriptional regulator; this encodes MKLTGKELQNIKALHVTTKIPVHIYDLCFKLLKVYSSGNRYEIPYDFSRIHSENTDCRDLIWYEYGWLKEIFIFVRHKDVIITLGPFLTNHLESEEIEKLVEGDKMKSQPSVTGKEWFSYYENLPIYALGDIRDFVILLGAILNIDLEEIYSRRLHIEVYRNELELKSQALKRPFFQDFESEQYAFYYENKILELVAKGDLDTLKQGVAKIGCSVIPTWHNDSVRTEKNYTIVILEKLSSLALHMGKDVLETIRLREFYIKKLEQKEKLVDVLAVRDSAIIHFTKELHNLANSAYSPFILSVIQYINLKIYGPYKTSDVAKHFFLSESALRRHFKREVHMSITEYANQRKIAISKFFLATGMPIAECSKRLGFFDSSHFYRTFKKYEGITPKQFLNRTTQRDFDENFLLDKELY
- a CDS encoding Rrf2 family transcriptional regulator, producing the protein MHLKISTDYAVRIVLYLAKKRQLVQSKELSEQLHIPQGYVLKVASILKEAQILEAVTGIDGGFRLVKHPRDIPIYDVIRAMETTMQINRCLEKDRYCSRDAGSFCQVRHFYEKIQSYLDHMLLSTSIQELLEME
- a CDS encoding transposase; this encodes MLSIDGIGPNLASRILAEIGDIK